One segment of Niveibacterium microcysteis DNA contains the following:
- a CDS encoding DUF934 domain-containing protein, with product MSNLIKHGAIVEDNWTLVRYPAVEEAVQKQAGKVVQFKVTGTEAASPELIAQVQIPAGRAIVPLAVFRARKDDLAARIAAGEIGVWLESFELVEDLVAAVGDINTLPLIAYDFPKFVDGRGFSAAVLLRTRYGYKNELRAIGDVLRDKLYFMQRCGFDAYLIRADRSAEDALASLRDFSEPYQASVAEPQPLWRRHARA from the coding sequence ATGTCTAACCTGATCAAGCACGGCGCCATCGTCGAGGACAACTGGACGCTGGTGCGCTACCCGGCGGTTGAAGAAGCAGTGCAGAAGCAGGCCGGCAAGGTGGTGCAATTCAAGGTCACCGGCACCGAGGCCGCCTCGCCCGAGTTGATCGCGCAAGTGCAGATTCCGGCCGGCCGCGCGATCGTGCCGCTGGCGGTATTCCGCGCCCGCAAGGACGACCTGGCTGCGCGCATCGCCGCCGGCGAAATCGGCGTGTGGCTGGAGAGCTTCGAGTTGGTCGAAGACCTCGTAGCCGCCGTGGGCGACATCAACACCCTGCCGCTGATCGCTTACGACTTCCCGAAGTTCGTCGATGGTCGCGGCTTCTCCGCCGCCGTGCTGCTGCGTACCCGCTACGGCTACAAGAACGAGTTGCGTGCAATCGGCGATGTGCTGCGCGACAAGCTCTACTTCATGCAGCGCTGCGGCTTCGACGCCTACTTGATCCGCGCCGATCGCTCGGCCGAGGATGCGCTGGCCTCGCTGCGCGATTTCTCCGAGCCTTACCAGGCTTCGGTGGCCGAGCCGCAACCGCTGTGGCGCCGCCACGCTCGCGCCTGA